In the Uranotaenia lowii strain MFRU-FL chromosome 1, ASM2978415v1, whole genome shotgun sequence genome, TACAGGCAACAGGCCCCGTTGTTCGGGGATCGGGTCAAGGAGATGGAACAGAAGCTGAAGTATCCCGTAAGCGAGATCGAGTAAAGATGCACGATCGCGTTTttacattttggtttttttctctttggtTTTCgatgtcgtttgatttttgtgagCATGAAGCGATGAGTGGAACCCCCGGTTTGGGTTCTcgttttattttcgattttcgctAAAACAACAACCTTGACCGTGGCCGATCAACAATGGGGACTTGAAATTCCGCTAGAGCGCGATCAACCCAAACCAGGAAGATATGGCCAACAAGCGTCGACAAACGAACGAGCGAATGAAATTCGCGTTTGTTGATCCcctgcattgtttttttttctgtttgtctTGAACAGCTCGTTTTATAGTTACTCGTAACAAGAGAATTTATGATCGACGGGAAGAGAACTTTCTCAACGACCCAAATTAACCGGCAGCggaattttgttttcgttacTCATCAACGTGCTGCAAAATATTCGCTAACCTCTAGCGTTTTGTTTGGTGTGATGAGCTATAATCTGTTTCAGCTTACCGTGGACAGAGTCATAAATCACCTTCGGTGATCCTATCGTAACTGCTTTTAAGACAGACTGATTTAGAATGAAAGAATTTTAATCCTTCAACCCACCTTTCGCGCATGTTAAACAACATCTCGCTCATCCTAGCTGTAAGAATGCAACTCGTATTTTGTGGTTTGTAGATTTTAGTTTGTGCATAGCTAGTGTGTAGATAGTCGCctgctaaaaataaaaattcgcttCTGAATGAAACCTTAGTCCCCGACTCACACACGATTAACCCCTTTACCTATGACCCTCTCTAAAAGCACGATCCCTTGGATGATCCAACCCCGAGTACCTCCTGTACTGTCCGTCTGTCTCTATGTATCTCTCTCTGTAAACGAATACGTGAAAACAATGTGTGTGACCCCTTTAGGATCGTGATCGTGGATTGGCCGCGCCGTACCCGCGAAGTTCGGCGATCGCCCCCGATGGCGAGCAGATGAGCGATCGGATCAAATCGATGGAGCAACGGATCGGCGGCAAGTATGCCCCGTCCACCGAGAAGAAACCGAAGGATCTGATGCGAGCGATCGGCAAAATCGACAGCAACGATTGGAATGTCAAGGAGATCGAGAAGAAGATCGAGCTCTCGCGCAAGGCGACCGACATTGGCAAGAGCCGTGAACGCGTTCCGAAGTGGAATCGGGAGCAATTTTTAGCCCGGCAGAACAAGCTCACACAGAAGCCGGACGACGAAAAGTACCAAGAGTTCGACAGTACCCTGAAAGCCGTCGACAAACAGCTCAAGGAGGGACACAACTTGGACCTCGGCGAGCGTGGCAAGAACAAGGTCGCCTCCATCGCTGGACAGCTACTGAGCTCCAAACATCCGCAGCAGCAACAAGTACCACAAGAACAACAGCAGCAACCTCCAAAAACGGTAACCTTCTAATACCCAAGCTTCAACACACCTTTCTAACCCTTAACAACCCTTTCAGACCTCGAAGACTGCCCTGGTGCTCACGGCCAGCGGTGTTGCGGAGAAGTGCCACTTCTGCAAACAGCGCGTCTACCTGATGGAGAAAATCTCCGCCGAAGGACTCACCCTGCACCGGTCCTGTCTCAAGTGCCACCATTGCCATACCAATCTACGCCTGGGTGGATACGCCTTCGATCGCGACGATCCCGAAGGCAAGTTCTACTGCACCCAGCACTTCAAGCTTCCTTCGAAGACAATCAAAACGGTGCCGAAGAAGTCTCTACCACGTACTCCACACACTACGGACGCCAAGAAGCCTGCAACAGCTGCAGCCATGGCTGCCGCGGCGAACAAACCTACCACTCCGGACTCCAAATCGTCGAGCCAGTTCGACCTGCTCGATCGCGGCGAAACCCCGGAGCGCATCGAGTTCGAAAACATCGACGAGTACATCTCTGACGGCGAAGCCCCGATGGAGGTCATCGACGAAAACGAGTGGACCGATCGGAACTTTGGATCCGACTCGGACGCCTCGGACGACGACGACATGTCCAGCTCGGACGAATCGGAAACCGACAGCGAATCGGACTACGAAGAAGCGGCCGGCTCGCCGCTCGGCGCTCAAACCCTTCAACTGGCGTCCGAATGGATCAGCGACAAACGCTTCTCGAACATGGTTGACAGCGACGATGACTTCTACGGATATTCCAGTGAAGGTTAGTAGCTACCCTTAGCTTGTTGAACTagatttttgattctttttctttttatcgaAGACGACGAAGCAGATTCTCAAACCGAAGGCGAGGAACTGGCCCGGGCTCGTGAGATCCGTATGCAGGAAGTCAAACTGAAGGCACCTCCAACGCTGCCTACGGACACTGAAACCGAGGTAAGTTCGTCCAACCTGTCTCGCACTCCTTTAACCTCTGGTGACGGATTCAGTTTAATCTATAtcctttttctttcttttgtcaatcttttattttcacctttataaaaacaaataaatcaacCAAACCTAAAAAATAAATGACCAAATTCACGCAGGTTGCCCATCGGCAACAACAACCACCAGTAGTTCCTAGTGTATCGTTTAATCAGCTCAGTACTAGTAGCACCCCCAGCGCAAACCCCATTTTAGCCAGCAGCGTGCCTACTGTAGCTAATCCACCGACAAATCAACCACCGACCGAATCTGCCGAAGATAAGGCACTGAAAGAAAGAATGCTCCAAAAGCTCAGTATCCGCGAACAGTGGCTCCACTCCCCTTCGCCTTCACCATCGCCGGCACCTAGCGTTGATCCCTTTGCACCAGTCCCGGAAGTCCCAAAACCCAAAACATCATTCTTTGGTGGTCTCATGAACAGTCTCAGCACTCTGATCAAGTCAGACAAACAGGCAGCACCCAAAACTCCGACTCAAGCTCAAGATTCACCTCTCTGTCAGCCAACTTTGCCCCCAATACCGCCTTCGCCTTCACCCTCGGTTCGCAAACTGTCTACCTCATCGCCGAAACCTCCACCATCACCGACCCCCTCCATTCGCAAGCTCAAACAACACCCAGACATACCACCATCCCCTACGCCTTCATTACGCAAAAACAAACCACCCGAAGTAGTCGTCCCCGGTTCACCAACTCCATCACTTCGGAAGCATAAGAAACACCACAAAACCTCCTCATCACCAACTCCATCCACCGGAAGTCGTGATCTATCTGAAGAAGAACTCCGTGATCACAGCAGCGGTCGCAGTACTCCACGTTCCCTAACTCGCCGAAGCCGCCCTGCGTCGACTGAAATACGCGAAGAAACTGACGATTTCCTCGAAAGAATCAAAAACGATCAAGCTGCTTTGGACAAAAAGATGAAGAAAATCGAAGCGAAAAACTTCAAAAGCAACATGCAATCGATAATGTCCGCTGTCGATGGACCGCGAATCGTTGGAGTTAAAAGTGAAAAAGATGTGTCCAAGTTCTTCACCGGCGCTAAGCCAACGACGGAGACTAAACCCAAGCAACTCCCCAACAAAGACGTATCAGCGCTCCAAGGGGTCAATTTGTCAAAGTACTTCCCCAATGCCCCTGCTCCTACTAGTCCAGTCAAGGCAGGCGGCGCCACTCCTTCTTCGGTGTCCAGCGTAGAGAGTTCTCCTATGTTAGGTCGCAAAAAGAACAGCGAGGTCGATCTGCTGAAGTACTTCGGTCCCGGTGTGAACAAGTCCGGCCCTTCGACACCTTCCTCGGTACTTTCTCCGTCAATTTCTCGTAAGAACAGCGTCGAATCTCCAAGTCCAATCAGAAAACCTAGTCCAGTGGGTTCACCAAAACCACCGGTGGCTCCCTTACCCCCGAAAAAGAACATTCTAGCCTTCCAACCGATCAAGAAATCTAAAACAGAAATCGCCGTTCCGTCAGCTGTGATACCAGTCAAAAACATCCTTGCTACTCAACCTGTCGCGAGACCCAATCTATCCTCTCCCAAATTGGAACCAAAGAAAAAGGGTGGATCTCCTCCGAAGAAGTCGAACCAACCTTCTCCCGCAGATTCCGATGAACAATTGTTCGAAAGTTTGTTGAAAGAATCCCCTAAAAGTGCGAAACGTTCAAAACCCAAAACTCCTCCAAAGCGTCGATCCCCCGATTTGGAAGAACAGATCTTCGAATCAATCCTCAAAGAGACCaatcaagtttcaaaaatacCAGCTCAAAAAACAATTTCGGCTCCTAAATCTCCACCCAAACCCAAATCTCCTCCACGCCGTCGTTCCCCAAACCTAGACGAACAACTTTTCGAAGATCTACTCGGCGAAGTAGACGACTCATTCGTGGAAAACTTCGAAGAAATAGTCGGTCTCCCCAAGCGCGTTAGTCCCAAGCTTGCAAAGAAAAAATCGCCCCCGAAAAAGTCCCCCAAAGGTTCTCCCAAACACTCACCCCCCGCGACTCGAAAGTCTAAACCTGCGGCCCCTAAAATGACCATCAAACGGCCGGCTTTTAAAATTGAGGTCCCAGTTCACATGCAAGAAACCCTAGAGGAGATTTACCTGGCCAGCTTGTCCAAACTGGACACCCGATCTGCCTCGTCTACTAGTCTCAATATGTTAGAACCTGTCCAATCGATGGATCCAGAACTAGGTAAAGTAGACGAAACCTTTGAACAGTTGTTTCGTGACACGGAACAACCAATCAACAAGAATCAGCCATTTCAGAACTCCCAGCAGACGAAGACCCAGACGAACCCAACCAATACAGCGACGACGAGGAAACCGACTGGTGGAGCCCTGCCCCAAGAAGGGAAAGCTTCTAGCAGCCAAACGAAACCATCAATCAAAGAGAGGACCATGGAGCAGTCGATACTGCCGGTAGAAATAAAGAATGTATCATCGACGTCGAAGAAGCATAGTCCACCTCAAACGCCAATATCGGTACGAAAAGCGACCCAACAAACCACTGAACTCGAAAAGCAAACTGCTATATCAACTGTTAAAAAGCTCACTACAGATCTTTCTAAGTCAACTAGCAATCTGGAACGTATAGGAAATTCCGTTAAACCAACTTTCGAAAAGAAACCGAATATTCTCGGAAAAGCCCCGGTAGATAGATTGGGTGCAATCAAAGCTGAATCCATGGTTACAATACCATCGAGTCCAGAGATGAATCGGAAGAATTTGCTGCAGCAGCGTTTGGCTTCGACAGTAGAACCGATACCGACAAAAGTTACTCAACATAACGTTAACGGATCTTCAGTCTCCACTACTCAACTTAAGGCTCAAAACATTCTTGAACCTATTAAGACTACAGAAATCCAACAGGTTTCGAAACCAATTGTTCAAACACCAGTATTGGAACGTAAGCCTCAACAGCCGGTCAGTCCTAAATCTCAGGTAGATAGGTTAGATGCTGTCAAGACTGCATCGATGTCCCTTCCCTCAACTCCGGAAATGACTCGAAAGAGCCTAACTCAACAAAAGCCATCTTCGATAGTTACGCCAATTACTGTCAAAGCTACCCAACCAATTGTAAACGGATCAAACACTACTACTTCAGCAAAGGTTCAGAACTCTTCAGAACCTAACAAGATCACGAGCgtcggaacacctgttttggAACGAAAAGTTCCGGTTGACAGGTTGAGTGCAGTCAAAGCTGAATCTTCGCAGTCGCTTCCATCAACTCCGGAGATGAATCGAAAGAATCTGGCGACTCAACGACCCTCATCGATTGCGACTCCAGTACCTCTCAAACCTGCGACTCTACCAATCGTAAACGGATCCTCCATTTCTGCTAGTTCTACTTCTCTGTCGAAAGTTCAAAACGCTCCAGAACCTAGTAAAATCGCTACACCACTTTTGGAGCGCAAGGTTCAGCAACAAGAAGTTCAAACGAATGTCAATGGCATTCAAGCCACGGTTCCTTCGAAGGTTTCGGCTCCTGCTACGCCAATCGTCCAACGAAAAGCTTCTCAATCGGTTCCTTTACAAGCAACCGCTGCTCAACGTTCGACTTCCGTGGAAGTCCCATCAACCAAATCTAAATCCACCGGAACTGCTCCGACTCCCACTGAAAGCAGGAAATCGGCCCACCAAATTTCAGCTGCCGAGTTCTCTAAGCTTTATCCGGATATATATCAGCAGATAATCAATGAGGAACCGAGCGTAGACACCATTACTACGATCGTTTCCGCTGAAGATAAGCCTGTTTCCAAACAAGTTTCATCGGTTTCTCGTACTACAGTTGATCACAAACAATCTCAGTCTCCTTATGCTGGACGTAAAGCTATCAAAGATCACGAACCTTTCTTTACTCAGAAAACACATACTCAAACAGGAACTCAATCTACTACTACTTCAATTCGTAAGGAACTGACTGAAGTTAAACCTATTGAACACAATAAGGCAATTACTGGAAGAACTTCCACTATTACCTCAAAACAGGAAACTGTCAAATCGGAGATTTCGGCAAGAACTTCACCCAAAACATCGAAACAAGACATTACTCAGACGATTCCTGCAAGAACTTCGCCCAACTCAAAACAGGAAACACTACAAACGGCGATTCCTACAAGAACATCACCCATCAACTCGAAACAAGAAAACCTCTCTGTTGCAGTTGATACAACAAACGAGTCAATCGCTgataaatgcgaaaaaaatccagTTTCAACTCAGCTTAATGAAGCACAAAAGCCACTTGAACCTTCACGCCCTTCGCGTAGCACCGAACGCAGTCGGGAGCGATCGCTATCGACCGACGACATCTGCTTCCAGCGGCTACGCGTCAAACACGAAGCAATCTTCCGAGAGCAGAAAAAGGAGGAGACGCACTTTACCGAAATCGTTGAAGTCGAAGAACCTCCAGTGGTACCCGAAGTTGTCGATAGTCAACCGGTTGAGGTTCCTCGAACGCTGTCTGAGTTCCGTAGTGCTATGCTTCGGAAACCGCAACGTCCTGAAGAGGTCGAAAGTGAGGAAGGAATTCCACCAGTACTCAAGGATACAATTGCCGAATTGGCCCATGAGATTATGCCCGGTTTCGATTTGGACAGCTTGATGGACGATATACCGGTTCCGGTGCAGAGGAAGAAGTCCTCGTTCCAAAAGATGTTCAACAAGCTTCAACGAGCTAATACTATTGCTGCACCGGAGGGTTCTTCGCTGAAAGCTGTGTTGGAACCTGAAAACAAGACACAAGTGGTTAGTAAAGTACCGGCACAGGAATCAGAAAGTCCCAAGGTCGAAGAGCCTAATTTAATGCAAATAAATTTAGAACGATCGGTTTCGATTAAGGAGAAGTACGCCAAACAGAATGCTCATTCACCGCCTAAGAAAGTTTTGTCGGACCAAACGAACCTGGACCGtaaaaactctttcaaaatacaGCCTTCGGTTAAAAATTCGTCTCAATCAGAAACACTCGAGCGTCCTGTTCCTCCAGAACGGAAGTCTCCCCAGAAGAAGTTGGCTAAATCCTTGAAAGAGAAAGACAAAGACCTCATCGACCAGCGAAGTATCCTTAGCAGGGAGTCGAAACCTGCACCCAAAGCTGAGGAGCTTACGTTTGATGATCTCTTCGAGGGTTCGGATGTGACCACAGAAATAGTCAACTTGGATGATTTGCTCTCCTCGGACGATGAAGTTGCTAATATCAATGCTACACCAAAGACAAGCCTTACATCGCCGAATAAGGTGACCAACAATGTACAGAAATCTTCAACAGCCAAGGTTCCAAGTCCAAAGAAGACATCTCCCGTTAAAAGCAAACCAGAATCAACTTCAGCAGTCGCTAACGTTCAAAACAAATCTCTCTCGGAAACAGAGTTCAAACGAACATCGAAGGAGCTAACAGAGAAGTTTATGACAGACAAAGATCAACCTAAGAACAAATCTGCtatagaaaagaaaaatgaacccAAAACAGAAGTCAAGAAAGACCCCaaatcagaaatcaagaaaGATCCCAAAACGGAAGCCATGTTCACAGTTCTCACTGAACCGCAGACTAGTATCATGGATTCACTAGTCAAACTGACCAAATCGGAAAAGATTGATAAACAGGAACAACCTTTGAGCGAATCACTTCCCGATTTGATTAACATGACCAAGAAGCAACCGATCGAACAACCGGCTCCAATCAAAATTCTAGATCACACCGAGAAGCTCAAACAAATCATCAACCAAGTACCGCAAGAAATTCAAGTTTACACTCTACACACCGAGGAAGACAAGTCCACGGTTCAACCTCAGCCTTCAACGTGCGGAATGACCAGCGACTATGCTCACATCTTGAAAGACATTTCTTCGGGTTTGGTCGGTGCAGACCTACCGACTACCACCTTCTATGAACCACCGCCTAGGCAAGACGTGAAACCAAAGTCAGATTTTACCGTGTACAAAGAAATACTGCACGAAATGGAGAAGGAAGCACCCCAAGAAGGACTTCAACCGCAGCGCCCGATCCGTCGTCCAAAACCGATCGACCGTAGTCTATCGCCGGTCCGTAGACCGCTGAAGGCCTTCGACAATTCGATCTGTATCGATCCACGTCGAGCTCGTCGATCGAACAGCATCGAGAACGTTTCGATCGAACAGGTCTTTGTGAAGCAGAACGACAAGGTCATCGATACGTTCTACGTTGTGCCGGAGAAGACGCATTTGATGCGGCGGTCCAAGTCGTACGATCGGATGGATACGGTGAGGGAGAGCAGGATTTCAGCTAGGCAGCAGAAGAAGTCTTTGGATGAATTGCGGGAGTACGGATTTGATGTTGAGCGGCCTTCCATGGCTTCGAGAAATTTGGTTAGTCCGGTGTTGCGTAACTTGAACGTCGAAGAAGAA is a window encoding:
- the LOC129747424 gene encoding F-actin-monooxygenase Mical isoform X2, with translation MNPAISDHNAASLAAEMFDHFCAATTMRQILGLYRNMCDILGLRPGPLNEFYPKFKAKVRNWKAQALWKKFDARASHRVYNKGTAANGTRVLVIGAGPCGLRTAIEAQLLGAKVVVVEKRDRISRNNVLHLWPFLITDLKALGAKKFYGKFCAGSIDHISIRQLQCILLKVALLLGVEVHEGVSFVRELEPKDGCGWRAAVSPEEHAVSHYEFDVLIGADGKRNTLEGFKRKEFRGKLAIAITANFINKKTEAEAKVEEISGVAFIFNQSFFKQLYQTTGIDLENIVYYKDETHYFVMTAKKHSLLDKGVIIQDYADPAELLSSGNVDTTKLLDYAREAANFSTKYQLPNLEFAVNHYGKPDVAMFDFTSMFAADNSCKVTVRKNYRLLSCLVGDSLLEPFWPTGSGCARGFLSSMDAAYAIKLFSNAKNSALAVLAQRESIYRLLAQTTPENLHRDIGAYTLDPSTRYPNLNKSSVNVIQIKHLLDTDDPSLLEQTFIDTNSLTTALGPEDTLVPKRKRRSANDTVPLGTVLLRWVKSQLKGNELAQDLQDPAQCFTSGRILCTLIARYRPDLVNLEELDGCGPEECNEYAFDIFENHLGIPRVMTGPESTSLAGVDPKQWLNYLEQICEVFRGEIPHVKHPKLDYAEFKQKQQIDSMEEFAKLRRFAVNRMAAMKEATQAAAPISTTGTGAAIRKYSQPVEEERVKRSRKVLGTESSPMASPQTDTTKRAKKRRSYEKFGNIDRDRGLAAPYPRSSAIAPDGEQMSDRIKSMEQRIGGKYAPSTEKKPKDLMRAIGKIDSNDWNVKEIEKKIELSRKATDIGKSRERVPKWNREQFLARQNKLTQKPDDEKYQEFDSTLKAVDKQLKEGHNLDLGERGKNKVASIAGQLLSSKHPQQQQVPQEQQQQPPKTTSKTALVLTASGVAEKCHFCKQRVYLMEKISAEGLTLHRSCLKCHHCHTNLRLGGYAFDRDDPEGKFYCTQHFKLPSKTIKTVPKKSLPRTPHTTDAKKPATAAAMAAAANKPTTPDSKSSSQFDLLDRGETPERIEFENIDEYISDGEAPMEVIDENEWTDRNFGSDSDASDDDDMSSSDESETDSESDYEEAAGSPLGAQTLQLASEWISDKRFSNMVDSDDDFYGYSSEDDEADSQTEGEELARAREIRMQEVKLKAPPTLPTDTETEVAHRQQQPPVVPSVSFNQLSTSSTPSANPILASSVPTVANPPTNQPPTESAEDKALKERMLQKLSIREQWLHSPSPSPSPAPSVDPFAPVPEVPKPKTSFFGGLMNSLSTLIKSDKQAAPKTPTQAQDSPLCQPTLPPIPPSPSPSVRKLSTSSPKPPPSPTPSIRKLKQHPDIPPSPTPSLRKNKPPEVVVPGSPTPSLRKHKKHHKTSSSPTPSTGSRDLSEEELRDHSSGRSTPRSLTRRSRPASTEIREETDDFLERIKNDQAALDKKMKKIEAKNFKSNMQSIMSAVDGPRIVGVKSEKDVSKFFTGAKPTTETKPKQLPNKDVSALQGVNLSKYFPNAPAPTSPVKAGGATPSSVSSVESSPMLGRKKNSEVDLLKYFGPGVNKSGPSTPSSVLSPSISRKNSVESPSPIRKPSPVGSPKPPVAPLPPKKNILAFQPIKKSKTEIAVPSAVIPVKNILATQPVARPNLSSPKLEPKKKGGSPPKKSNQPSPADSDEQLFESLLKESPKSAKRSKPKTPPKRRSPDLEEQIFESILKETNQVSKIPAQKTISAPKSPPKPKSPPRRRSPNLDEQLFEDLLGEVDDSFVENFEEIVGLPKRVSPKLAKKKSPPKKSPKGSPKHSPPATRKSKPAAPKMTIKRPAFKIEVPVHMQETLEEIYLASLSKLDTRSASSTSLNMLEPVQSMDPELGKVDETFEQLFRDTEQPINKNQPFQNSQQTKTQTNPTNTATTRKPTGGALPQEGKASSSQTKPSIKERTMEQSILPVEIKNVSSTSKKHSPPQTPISVRKATQQTTELEKQTAISTVKKLTTDLSKSTSNLERIGNSVKPTFEKKPNILGKAPVDRLGAIKAESMVTIPSSPEMNRKNLLQQRLASTVEPIPTKVTQHNVNGSSVSTTQLKAQNILEPIKTTEIQQVSKPIVQTPVLERKPQQPVSPKSQVDRLDAVKTASMSLPSTPEMTRKSLTQQKPSSIVTPITVKATQPIVNGSNTTTSAKVQNSSEPNKITSVGTPVLERKVPVDRLSAVKAESSQSLPSTPEMNRKNLATQRPSSIATPVPLKPATLPIVNGSSISASSTSLSKVQNAPEPSKIATPLLERKVQQQEVQTNVNGIQATVPSKVSAPATPIVQRKASQSVPLQATAAQRSTSVEVPSTKSKSTGTAPTPTESRKSAHQISAAEFSKLYPDIYQQIINEEPSVDTITTIVSAEDKPVSKQVSSVSRTTVDHKQSQSPYAGRKAIKDHEPFFTQKTHTQTGTQSTTTSIRKELTEVKPIEHNKAITGRTSTITSKQETVKSEISARTSPKTSKQDITQTIPARTSPNSKQETLQTAIPTRTSPINSKQENLSVAVDTTNESIADKCEKNPVSTQLNEAQKPLEPSRPSRSTERSRERSLSTDDICFQRLRVKHEAIFREQKKEETHFTEIVEVEEPPVVPEVVDSQPVEVPRTLSEFRSAMLRKPQRPEEVESEEGIPPVLKDTIAELAHEIMPGFDLDSLMDDIPVPVQRKKSSFQKMFNKLQRANTIAAPEGSSLKAVLEPENKTQVVSKVPAQESESPKVEEPNLMQINLERSVSIKEKYAKQNAHSPPKKVLSDQTNLDRKNSFKIQPSVKNSSQSETLERPVPPERKSPQKKLAKSLKEKDKDLIDQRSILSRESKPAPKAEELTFDDLFEGSDVTTEIVNLDDLLSSDDEVANINATPKTSLTSPNKVTNNVQKSSTAKVPSPKKTSPVKSKPESTSAVANVQNKSLSETEFKRTSKELTEKFMTDKDQPKNKSAIEKKNEPKTEVKKDPKSEIKKDPKTEAMFTVLTEPQTSIMDSLVKLTKSEKIDKQEQPLSESLPDLINMTKKQPIEQPAPIKILDHTEKLKQIINQVPQEIQVYTLHTEEDKSTVQPQPSTCGMTSDYAHILKDISSGLVGADLPTTTFYEPPPRQDVKPKSDFTVYKEILHEMEKEAPQEGLQPQRPIRRPKPIDRSLSPVRRPLKAFDNSICIDPRRARRSNSIENVSIEQVFVKQNDKVIDTFYVVPEKTHLMRRSKSYDRMDTVRESRISARQQKKSLDELREYGFDVERPSMASRNLVSPVLRNLNVEEEGEDVPSFRELNRTQKFRKRSAVVDTSKLDVEATKVDIDRESPIPRTTDFSKWEAILDRGVPQLTEVSHKKESIRDLERKIEELSIERKPKRKISNKAVVTIPKEYDPEEYVPRINRRGANDFRVPSPDLPKSYDPDDYIPRVQRGHHHEPEHPQDPYDYEMEVPVSNGARQNRAAAHEVQRPNYYEQDVPVSVARSQRNYESDDYPVGPSMRPKRVSGQEPPRVQPYYDQEMAASRPQRFATYEDVPISRVGGKYYPEPSRMDDLPVSHTLPRSKTTTHVPYSSVSTRSYDAPTRDITKTQYSRRVAADNSSIVNKSHRLHEKANRYIRSQVSKNDPNPYIREMLENDSDDDLPVTTSASHRIPHTSSSALTSSSSYHHPVSSYGTTGSAAMSRITAKAITQPSRMTHYTRHDVPSPSATGSGSRSYRHRGGESGNPRDNCAIS